The Centropristis striata isolate RG_2023a ecotype Rhode Island chromosome 1, C.striata_1.0, whole genome shotgun sequence nucleotide sequence GTCTCCAAACCTCAGACAAAAACCTCCCCCACGAAGAGAACCTAACTTGGTAAGACACTCCCCAAGCCTCTGCTTCCTTACAATACCAATGTATGTTCAACAGAAACCTGCCAGCAGCACAGAAAAAACGTTTATCACATTAATTAAAGAATTTTCTTTTACAAACATAGGTTCTTGCTGAAAAAGATTTCAAAACAGTATGAATGCAGTAAATCAGTATAACAACACAAAGAGATGGATTATTAATTAGCTGGCAGGTAACTGCGAGAGGCATAGCAACCATTAAAGCACAGTAACAACAAAAGGATCATTTCATCATGTAATTTATCATCTGAATCTACTACTGCCCACACTTAAacattgttatatatttattttattatcatatgcAGCCATATATCATGTATCAAAGACAGAGCATGCTTATGAACATCAGTATAAAATACAAGATGTAAAGATGCCAGAGTTAGCAATAATTCTAAATTACATCTCTACTCCCTGGAGAGGtgataaaacaaacattatagATGACGATATATAGAGATATAATACATAAGTAGACTAACCACATTTTCAAGCTAAAAGTGATCACAGTTCTGGTTTGCCTTGAGCCATCTTGAAACTGGTGTTAGAAGTGGAATATTGATTGAAGGTGTCTCCTTTATTATGTCTTTAGTGATTCCAATTCTTCAGACTAGTCAGATAAATGTAATGATAATGTCAGCTGCTCACATCTCTCCCGTCTGCTTTACAGGGATTCCAGTTACCTAAGCCACCAGAGCCCCCTGCTGTGGAAGCAGAGTATTACACTATAGCAGATTTCCAGTCCTCCATCTCTGATGGCATCAGTTTCCGTGGAGGACAAAAGGCTGATGTAAGAGACCAGATCTACATTGTTGTCACTGAGATTAGACAGTCAGGGCTCATTGAATATGTATGTCAACTGAGTGCTCCCCAGGGAGACAGGAAAGCTAAGGCAATAGAGATGCGACCTTGAgatgtgtgtttaaatgtgatgATGTCGACAGAATTGGCTCCATGGAGACTCAGGTAGAGAGAGGAAGATAACAACATAGATTCCTTCAAGGTTTTTTGTCTGTTATGTTGAGTTGCATAACAcattgtgttaatgtgtgtcaTTGATGCATGTTCATCAAGACAACACAATGTGATAGTTTGCTAATGCTTTGTGACATACAGTATAATCAACATACGTTGTAAGTTACGTTCACAATGATatacttgtgttttttatatttatgttttacaaaaGATCCCAACTTTTTCTTATAATGAAGACATGTAATAACAACATGTCTTGGATCATATGGTCATTCCATACTAAACCATTTTGCTAAATACTAAAGAAGCTATACAAACTGATATTCAtaatgttttgtaaaaatattcaaTGCACATAAAAGCGCTTTATAATTACTTAAAACATCAAGTATCACAATACTGGTAActtacttttattgtttttctaaaCTTTAATCTATcatacattataaacatacttgtGTTATAGGATTAGGATTACCCCATACCTATATACTATAATAACACTATAAAGCATCATAAAAGtgattataaaaaatgttataagGTAATACAACTGTGACAATTAGAAGCCAAatgccaaaaaagttgggacactgagtaaaacataaaaacagaatgcatcaatttTAGAATTCATTGtttctttacaaaaacaaaaaacaatagttttcagtttgaattaaatatattgtctttgtacagttttcaattgaatatatgcaagcaaatcaaatcaaagcaaattattacattattttttattcatgttcttAATGTCTCAACTTTATGAAGTATTATGATATTTGAACTTATAAGTCATTACTTATGGGTTATTGTTATGAAGCATGAATATTTTTTCAGTGCTAATAACTATAATTAAACAGTGCTTAAAGCAgataataatgcattataagttTGTTTATAATGCAGTACAGACATACGTAGGTCTCaaagaaagtgttaccaaaagtactttttttggATAGCTAAAATCTTCCATATCCTGTTGTGTAGGTGATAGAGAAGAACCCTGGAGGCTGGTGGTATGTGCAGATTGGAGAGAAGGAGGGCTGGGCCCCCTGCTCCTACATCGACAAGCGCAAGAAGCCCAACCTCAGCCGTCGGACCAGCACCCTGACCCGGCCCAAAGTCCCACCCCCAGCTCCGCCTGTCAAGAAACCAGAATCTGAGgaggctcctcctcctgctaACTCTGCCTCGAAAGTCTCGGAGCCGCCAAGCAGGCCTGTGTACGAGGAACCTGAATACGATGTTCCTGCAATTGGATGTGAAGGTGAATCGGACACAGATTCCCTGAAGGATGAGCGCTCCCTGGATGTAAAGATCAGCAGCGTGGTCGGCGACAAGTACCGCagctctcctccttcctgcaaggcctctcctcctgtctgcaAGGCGTCCCCTGTGTTCACTCACCGAAGAGCGTCCTTCAGGTCCGTAGAGGAGGTCGCAAAAGAGGAGTGTATCTATGAGAACGACGGCTTCAGGCCAAGCAGCAGTGTTGAAAGAACTTCAGTCAAAGGTTCTAGTGTGCCGAATTCCCCACGGAGCTACCATTCCTCCACAGTCCCACGCAAACCCTCCGGATCCTCTCCTCTAGCTGGTAGACCCATGAAGACCATGACGCCTGAGTTGAACCGGAGAAGCCAGACCCTGGGCCGACACATAGATATCAGCCTCAGGTCTCAGGACAACAGCCCCCACTCTTCATCAGATGAATTGAGCAGAGGCCCAAAGAAAGGCCCTGTCTTCAGCCGGGATGTGGAGCAAAGAATAGGCCAGAGCCCCTCCACCAGGCCCAAGCCTTCTGTCAGACCTAAACCTCTCCTGACCAAATCCGAACCCCAGAGTCCCGAGAGGATGGACATCAGCTCTTTGAGAAGGCAGCTGAGGCCTACAAGTCAGTTTCGGCCTCATGGCCTCAAAGCTACTCGTGGGGATGACTCGGAAACAGCCTCGGTCATCTCATCAGAGGACTCCATGTGTTCGCGCAGCACCTCAGATCTCTCTTCTGTTTACTCCAAAGGGAGCCGTGGTGACTCAGACGTGGAAGGCCCCAGCCTCTACCGCTCCCTGGATGCCTATAAGAAGGTCCAGGACTCTGAGATCAGCTTTCCAGCCGGGGTGGAGGTCGAGGTTCTGGAGAAGCAGGAGAGTGGTTGGTGGTACATCCGTTGGGTATCCGAAGAGGGCTGGGCTCCCTCGTACTACCTGGAACCCGTCAGACAAGTGGCCGATGTAGGTGGATTAGAACTAGATGGACACAGGAGTGGAGGCAGTAAGTCCAACAGCCTGGAGAAAAACGAGCAGCAGGTTTTGGCCCTCAACAACATCAATATTCAGGGTCTGAGCCAGCAGCATCAGAGCTTGAGAAGGAACACTCCACCAATTCCTTCAAAGCCTCCTGGTGGCTTCTCGAAGCCGTCTGGGATGGTCAATGGAGGAGTTCGGATGAGGAACGGGGTACGCCAGGTGGCAGTGAGGCCTCAGTCTGTATTTGTGACCACAACACAGCCAGCCAAGGATGGACACTACATGACCGGGTCTCTGAGGCGAAATGACTCCCTTGGCAGAAGTGATCACTACAGTTCCGGTTCTGCAACTCTTGGCGTCCGCCGAAATGCCTCCTTCAGCACTGTGCGGCCACATGTAGTCGTCGAGAGTCAGACGAGGCCTGCGGAGCGCTCCAGCCTGGGCTCCTCAGGGAGCGCCTTCAGCACAAGCAATGTCCAGGACGCCCTTAGCAGAGTTAACCAACGCAACGGCATTCCAGTGTCCACCGTTCGACCCAAGCCTATAGAGAAGAGCCAACTGATCCACAATAACCTTGGCAGGGATGTGTACGTGTCCATCGCTGACTATCGTGGCGATGAGGAAACAATGGGTTTCACTGAGGGCACCTGTCTGGAGGTGTTGGAAAGAAACCCCAATGGATGGTGGTACTGCCAGGTGCAGGACAGCCTGCTTCCCCGCAAGGGCTGGGTCCCCTCCAACTACCTAGAGCGGAAAAAATAAACCCCCCAcatcctccccctccccccttcCCTCCCCTTTTGATGTCTCCAAGGACGTCGGTGGCATCGCTCTTTAAGAATGTTACCTGCAATCTCCCGTAAGCAATATgtccttgaaaatgtacattttatgacGTCGTGTAAAAAGAAAGATGTTTTAATCTGATAAGGAAGGACACTTTTAGTGCTGGTTTACTAAAATGTATACAAAGAGGAGTGtaaagattttaaatattttggctGGGAACGAGAGACAGACGTGGGATTGATCATCCTTGAGAGAGGAATTTTGAAGAGGACAGTGTCTTTGTGATATAAAATGGTATGAATGGGAGAGATAACCTCTTAAAGAGGTTTGCAACATGTAATACAGAAGTTGAGCAGGGTAATGGTTATGCTTATTCCTGCCCATCACTGACTCTGATGGCCGATAAGTGCCTTTTGTATTTGATCACCTGAATGGAGGTCCAAAATGGTGGATGGCAAAATATGAAATCAACCAAATCTTTTCAGTGCCATAGGCCTATGAACACCACCAATAGTATTTCTATTACCAGTTAAGAGCTCTCCTATAGAGTGCAAAGTTTAGATCCAGAGTGCTCTAATTGGTCCAACACAGATTaaagagaaaatgcaggtgacTCAGTCACCAgagaatttatttgtttaatgccACAAGTCATCGagcaaactaaaacaacattttaatcgcgttatcaatatttttatttagtttcattGTCCATGTTTAAATGTCTTGTGTTGATGCAAGTCTTCCTTAGAGAATTGTTTCTGCTTTCTTGTGACATCTGTTTTCCACCGACAGCCAAGAATTGGAAAAGTTAAAGCTCCTGCCTGACACATGCAAAATATGTAGTTGGTGTTCATGTTTTACGAtttggaatctttttttttttttacagaagccctaaaatatatttatactttttatccCAAATGTAACTATCTTGGATAGTAAATATAAAAACCTGTGAAACTTGAAAATAACAGATGTTTTCGTTTTCTGGAAAGTCAAAGGAACAACGTATAACTCCAGAACAAAACCACCTCATATCTGGGTAGCTAATAATCtcaaaagatgaaaacaattgGAAAGGTTTAGGTTTACTGTAGTGCTTTTAGTTCCAGGAACAGttaattttgtatatatttttgttttgtatacatataataataccACTGTTGTGGAAATGTAGTAAATAAGTACTGGAAATGCAGTGAAATTATTGAATCCCAGGGACATATTTGCAAAGCATGTATCCCAAAATGTGATCAAACCAAAGAGAAATGAGAAATGTCTTTACATTGGctattttttttggtgatttaactgtttatttatgGTACAAGTAATACAATGTATTcaacaaaatgcctaaaacttttttaattggagaaaaaaatcagtacCTGGAAGCACTTGATAATTTTTTCTCAAAGTTGTAGATCTATAAAACTAGAAGTAAACAAATAACCTGTAATATTAGATACTGCAGTGCAGTATGGGTTTTGACATTACATAGAAGAAAACATAGTgtacctcttcaagtatttctTGCATCTTCCAAATTACAGCTGAATTCAAATCATATATTAAAAAGATAATATAAAAAAGACTTatcattcacacaaaaaaatatcaagTTAGTAATAATTGTCCCCAAATGCAGGATTTGACAAATTCAAATGGCTGATGTTCAAGACTgctgaaatacattttctaacGAGCGGTGTGAGCTCTCTGTGTGAGGCTGAACACAAACTATTCATTATGTTTCTGCTGGACAGTATCACAGTATTAAACAA carries:
- the sh3pxd2aa gene encoding SH3 and PX domain-containing protein 2A isoform X1 translates to MSVAFMHSLCRVKMQFRTVLDVKVVDVEKRRNPSKHYVYLINVTYSDNTSHIIYRRYSKFFDLQMQILDKFPIEGGQKDPKKRIIPFLPGKILFRRSHVRDVAMKRLRFIDDYCRALVRLPPQISQSEEVLRFFETKAEDVNPPVEDYGSKRKSVWMYGFTDSPRKEASGIDSSEPMVLEQYVAVANYERQENSEISLKAGETVDVIEKSESGWWFVSTAEEQGWVPATYLDSQNVTRDDLDLGTSRTGEVTKRRKAHLKRLDRRWTLGGIVNRQQSREEKYMTIQPHTSQGKDEVSFEKGVTVEVIQKNLEGWWYIRYLGKEGWAPASYLKKVKEDFSPRKKTLTGPVEIIGNIMEISNLLQKKSVSEKDIQTDGEGSTTPERHISKSEISLPMPYNAEINAETGRRLSAGRDTNSPCLGIAASAALNENKARGEPGSPAVARVAPHRVEIGFDAIGSPNLRQKPPPRREPNLGFQLPKPPEPPAVEAEYYTIADFQSSISDGISFRGGQKADVIEKNPGGWWYVQIGEKEGWAPCSYIDKRKKPNLSRRTSTLTRPKVPPPAPPVKKPESEEAPPPANSASKVSEPPSRPVYEEPEYDVPAIGCEGESDTDSLKDERSLDVKISSVVGDKYRSSPPSCKASPPVCKASPVFTHRRASFRSVEEVAKEECIYENDGFRPSSSVERTSVKGSSVPNSPRSYHSSTVPRKPSGSSPLAGRPMKTMTPELNRRSQTLGRHIDISLRSQDNSPHSSSDELSRGPKKGPVFSRDVEQRIGQSPSTRPKPSVRPKPLLTKSEPQSPERMDISSLRRQLRPTSQFRPHGLKATRGDDSETASVISSEDSMCSRSTSDLSSVYSKGSRGDSDVEGPSLYRSLDAYKKVQDSEISFPAGVEVEVLEKQESGWWYIRWVSEEGWAPSYYLEPVRQVADVGGLELDGHRSGGSKSNSLEKNEQQVLALNNINIQGLSQQHQSLRRNTPPIPSKPPGGFSKPSGMVNGGVRMRNGVRQVAVRPQSVFVTTTQPAKDGHYMTGSLRRNDSLGRSDHYSSGSATLGVRRNASFSTVRPHVVVESQTRPAERSSLGSSGSAFSTSNVQDALSRVNQRNGIPVSTVRPKPIEKSQLIHNNLGRDVYVSIADYRGDEETMGFTEGTCLEVLERNPNGWWYCQVQDSLLPRKGWVPSNYLERKK
- the sh3pxd2aa gene encoding SH3 and PX domain-containing protein 2A isoform X2, with amino-acid sequence MSVAFMHSLCRVKMQFRTVLDVKVVDVEKRRNPSKHYVYLINVTYSDNTSHIIYRRYSKFFDLQMQILDKFPIEGGQKDPKKRIIPFLPGKILFRRSHVRDVAMKRLRFIDDYCRALVRLPPQISQSEEVLRFFETKAEDVNPPVEDYGSKRKSVWMYGFTDSPRKEASGIDSSEPMVLEQYVAVANYERQENSEISLKAGETVDVIEKSESGWWFVSTAEEQGWVPATYLDSQNVTRDDLDLGTSRTGEVTKRRKAHLKRLDRRWTLGGIVNRQQSREEKYMTIQPHTSQGKDEVSFEKGVTVEVIQKNLEGWWYIRYLGKEGWAPASYLKKVKEDFSPRKKTLTGPVEIIGNIMEISNLLQKKSVSEKDIQTDGEGSTTPERHISKSEISLPMPYNAEINAETGRRLSAGRDTNSPCLGIAASAALNENKARGEPGSPAVARVAPHRVEIGSPNLRQKPPPRREPNLGFQLPKPPEPPAVEAEYYTIADFQSSISDGISFRGGQKADVIEKNPGGWWYVQIGEKEGWAPCSYIDKRKKPNLSRRTSTLTRPKVPPPAPPVKKPESEEAPPPANSASKVSEPPSRPVYEEPEYDVPAIGCEGESDTDSLKDERSLDVKISSVVGDKYRSSPPSCKASPPVCKASPVFTHRRASFRSVEEVAKEECIYENDGFRPSSSVERTSVKGSSVPNSPRSYHSSTVPRKPSGSSPLAGRPMKTMTPELNRRSQTLGRHIDISLRSQDNSPHSSSDELSRGPKKGPVFSRDVEQRIGQSPSTRPKPSVRPKPLLTKSEPQSPERMDISSLRRQLRPTSQFRPHGLKATRGDDSETASVISSEDSMCSRSTSDLSSVYSKGSRGDSDVEGPSLYRSLDAYKKVQDSEISFPAGVEVEVLEKQESGWWYIRWVSEEGWAPSYYLEPVRQVADVGGLELDGHRSGGSKSNSLEKNEQQVLALNNINIQGLSQQHQSLRRNTPPIPSKPPGGFSKPSGMVNGGVRMRNGVRQVAVRPQSVFVTTTQPAKDGHYMTGSLRRNDSLGRSDHYSSGSATLGVRRNASFSTVRPHVVVESQTRPAERSSLGSSGSAFSTSNVQDALSRVNQRNGIPVSTVRPKPIEKSQLIHNNLGRDVYVSIADYRGDEETMGFTEGTCLEVLERNPNGWWYCQVQDSLLPRKGWVPSNYLERKK
- the sh3pxd2aa gene encoding SH3 and PX domain-containing protein 2A isoform X3; the encoded protein is MSVAFMHSLCRVKMQFRTVLDVKVVDVEKRRNPSKHYVYLINVTYSDNTSHIIYRRYSKFFDLQMQILDKFPIEGGQKDPKKRIIPFLPGKILFRRSHVRDVAMKRLRFIDDYCRALVRLPPQISQSEEVLRFFETKAEDVNPPVEDYGSKRKSGIDSSEPMVLEQYVAVANYERQENSEISLKAGETVDVIEKSESGWWFVSTAEEQGWVPATYLDSQNVTRDDLDLGTSRTGEVTKRRKAHLKRLDRRWTLGGIVNRQQSREEKYMTIQPHTSQGKDEVSFEKGVTVEVIQKNLEGWWYIRYLGKEGWAPASYLKKVKEDFSPRKKTLTGPVEIIGNIMEISNLLQKKSVSEKDIQTDGEGSTTPERHISKSEISLPMPYNAEINAETGRRLSAGRDTNSPCLGIAASAALNENKARGEPGSPAVARVAPHRVEIGFDAIGSPNLRQKPPPRREPNLGFQLPKPPEPPAVEAEYYTIADFQSSISDGISFRGGQKADVIEKNPGGWWYVQIGEKEGWAPCSYIDKRKKPNLSRRTSTLTRPKVPPPAPPVKKPESEEAPPPANSASKVSEPPSRPVYEEPEYDVPAIGCEGESDTDSLKDERSLDVKISSVVGDKYRSSPPSCKASPPVCKASPVFTHRRASFRSVEEVAKEECIYENDGFRPSSSVERTSVKGSSVPNSPRSYHSSTVPRKPSGSSPLAGRPMKTMTPELNRRSQTLGRHIDISLRSQDNSPHSSSDELSRGPKKGPVFSRDVEQRIGQSPSTRPKPSVRPKPLLTKSEPQSPERMDISSLRRQLRPTSQFRPHGLKATRGDDSETASVISSEDSMCSRSTSDLSSVYSKGSRGDSDVEGPSLYRSLDAYKKVQDSEISFPAGVEVEVLEKQESGWWYIRWVSEEGWAPSYYLEPVRQVADVGGLELDGHRSGGSKSNSLEKNEQQVLALNNINIQGLSQQHQSLRRNTPPIPSKPPGGFSKPSGMVNGGVRMRNGVRQVAVRPQSVFVTTTQPAKDGHYMTGSLRRNDSLGRSDHYSSGSATLGVRRNASFSTVRPHVVVESQTRPAERSSLGSSGSAFSTSNVQDALSRVNQRNGIPVSTVRPKPIEKSQLIHNNLGRDVYVSIADYRGDEETMGFTEGTCLEVLERNPNGWWYCQVQDSLLPRKGWVPSNYLERKK
- the sh3pxd2aa gene encoding SH3 and PX domain-containing protein 2A isoform X4, encoding MSVAFMHSLCRVKMQFRTVLDVKVVDVEKRRNPSKHYVYLINVTYSDNTSHIIYRRYSKFFDLQMQILDKFPIEGGQKDPKKRIIPFLPGKILFRRSHVRDVAMKRLRFIDDYCRALVRLPPQISQSEEVLRFFETKAEDVNPPVEDYGSKRKSGIDSSEPMVLEQYVAVANYERQENSEISLKAGETVDVIEKSESGWWFVSTAEEQGWVPATYLDSQNVTRDDLDLGTSRTGEVTKRRKAHLKRLDRRWTLGGIVNRQQSREEKYMTIQPHTSQGKDEVSFEKGVTVEVIQKNLEGWWYIRYLGKEGWAPASYLKKVKEDFSPRKKTLTGPVEIIGNIMEISNLLQKKSVSEKDIQTDGEGSTTPERHISKSEISLPMPYNAEINAETGRRLSAGRDTNSPCLGIAASAALNENKARGEPGSPAVARVAPHRVEIGSPNLRQKPPPRREPNLGFQLPKPPEPPAVEAEYYTIADFQSSISDGISFRGGQKADVIEKNPGGWWYVQIGEKEGWAPCSYIDKRKKPNLSRRTSTLTRPKVPPPAPPVKKPESEEAPPPANSASKVSEPPSRPVYEEPEYDVPAIGCEGESDTDSLKDERSLDVKISSVVGDKYRSSPPSCKASPPVCKASPVFTHRRASFRSVEEVAKEECIYENDGFRPSSSVERTSVKGSSVPNSPRSYHSSTVPRKPSGSSPLAGRPMKTMTPELNRRSQTLGRHIDISLRSQDNSPHSSSDELSRGPKKGPVFSRDVEQRIGQSPSTRPKPSVRPKPLLTKSEPQSPERMDISSLRRQLRPTSQFRPHGLKATRGDDSETASVISSEDSMCSRSTSDLSSVYSKGSRGDSDVEGPSLYRSLDAYKKVQDSEISFPAGVEVEVLEKQESGWWYIRWVSEEGWAPSYYLEPVRQVADVGGLELDGHRSGGSKSNSLEKNEQQVLALNNINIQGLSQQHQSLRRNTPPIPSKPPGGFSKPSGMVNGGVRMRNGVRQVAVRPQSVFVTTTQPAKDGHYMTGSLRRNDSLGRSDHYSSGSATLGVRRNASFSTVRPHVVVESQTRPAERSSLGSSGSAFSTSNVQDALSRVNQRNGIPVSTVRPKPIEKSQLIHNNLGRDVYVSIADYRGDEETMGFTEGTCLEVLERNPNGWWYCQVQDSLLPRKGWVPSNYLERKK
- the sh3pxd2aa gene encoding SH3 and PX domain-containing protein 2A isoform X5; the encoded protein is MSVAFMHSLCRVKMQFRTVLDVKVVDVEKRRNPSKHYVYLINVTYSDNTSHIIYRRYSKFFDLQMQILDKFPIEGGQKDPKKRIIPFLPGKILFRRSHVRDVAMKRLRFIDDYCRALVRLPPQISQSEEVLRFFETKAEDVNPPVEDYGSKRKSGWWFVSTAEEQGWVPATYLDSQNVTRDDLDLGTSRTGEVTKRRKAHLKRLDRRWTLGGIVNRQQSREEKYMTIQPHTSQGKDEVSFEKGVTVEVIQKNLEGWWYIRYLGKEGWAPASYLKKVKEDFSPRKKTLTGPVEIIGNIMEISNLLQKKSVSEKDIQTDGEGSTTPERHISKSEISLPMPYNAEINAETGRRLSAGRDTNSPCLGIAASAALNENKARGEPGSPAVARVAPHRVEIGFDAIGSPNLRQKPPPRREPNLGFQLPKPPEPPAVEAEYYTIADFQSSISDGISFRGGQKADVIEKNPGGWWYVQIGEKEGWAPCSYIDKRKKPNLSRRTSTLTRPKVPPPAPPVKKPESEEAPPPANSASKVSEPPSRPVYEEPEYDVPAIGCEGESDTDSLKDERSLDVKISSVVGDKYRSSPPSCKASPPVCKASPVFTHRRASFRSVEEVAKEECIYENDGFRPSSSVERTSVKGSSVPNSPRSYHSSTVPRKPSGSSPLAGRPMKTMTPELNRRSQTLGRHIDISLRSQDNSPHSSSDELSRGPKKGPVFSRDVEQRIGQSPSTRPKPSVRPKPLLTKSEPQSPERMDISSLRRQLRPTSQFRPHGLKATRGDDSETASVISSEDSMCSRSTSDLSSVYSKGSRGDSDVEGPSLYRSLDAYKKVQDSEISFPAGVEVEVLEKQESGWWYIRWVSEEGWAPSYYLEPVRQVADVGGLELDGHRSGGSKSNSLEKNEQQVLALNNINIQGLSQQHQSLRRNTPPIPSKPPGGFSKPSGMVNGGVRMRNGVRQVAVRPQSVFVTTTQPAKDGHYMTGSLRRNDSLGRSDHYSSGSATLGVRRNASFSTVRPHVVVESQTRPAERSSLGSSGSAFSTSNVQDALSRVNQRNGIPVSTVRPKPIEKSQLIHNNLGRDVYVSIADYRGDEETMGFTEGTCLEVLERNPNGWWYCQVQDSLLPRKGWVPSNYLERKK